From a single Thermus hydrothermalis genomic region:
- a CDS encoding ATP-binding protein has translation MSPWTLLLGLFLYLGLLFLVALWGEGRPRLTQSPWVYALSLAVYATAWTFLGSAGRAATEGATFLPIYLGPTLTLLLWPWLHGRLLALAKTHRLTSWADFLHLRYGPGPLAPLAAGFLVVGLLPYLALQLKAIAQAFLFLSGEKAPLADVALLTALLLALFAILFGTRRLDPSERHPGLVLAVAFESLVKLFALLLVGAFVLLSLGNPFPLAQARPDLHPLLLPPEGLSGHLAWVSLVALSALAFLFLPRQFHVGVVESQDPSHLPKAAWAFPLYLLLINLPILPLALWGRLLLPGENPDLYVLALPLLAGNPWVAFLAFLGAVSAATAMVVVEGLALSILLSNHLLSPLLLRYRALGSLLLWRRLAILFVMLLAYLYFRLAGEAYALVGMGLISFVAVTQLAPAALLGLYWKGATGTGALAGLVAGILLWAYTLFLPALARSGWLPQAFLEGPHPLLRPEGLLGLKGLDPITHGFLVSFGVNLALTLGISLFSRGRPQREGRTGEVGALAALLERVLGREAAEGFLREAQGLSGREAALRAEALLSSAIGPATARLLLLSVTQKAPGEEGYTPLLEEAARESKEVRAYAQALEAARRELAEAYERLKALDQAKDELLWAVSHELKTPLTAVRALAEILRDHPDLPEEEKGRFTALLAKETERLSRLVEEILAYARLQANPALEKRPTDLKALAEEALSLAEPLARERGIRLERALTPLFTHTDRDRVLQVLLNLLTNAVRHAKSRVRLELAPKGQEALFRVLDDGPGVPAEARPRIFEPFQSLSGGTGLGLYLARRLAEALGGRLYLEEGEGGAFAFTLPLEVADAGSLGG, from the coding sequence ATGAGCCCTTGGACGCTTCTTTTAGGCCTTTTCCTCTACCTCGGCCTCCTCTTCCTGGTGGCCCTGTGGGGGGAAGGCCGCCCGCGCCTCACGCAAAGCCCTTGGGTCTACGCCCTCTCCCTGGCGGTCTACGCCACCGCCTGGACTTTCCTGGGGAGCGCCGGCCGGGCGGCCACGGAGGGGGCCACCTTCCTCCCCATCTACCTGGGCCCCACCCTCACCCTCCTCCTCTGGCCCTGGCTCCACGGGAGGCTCCTCGCCCTGGCCAAGACCCACCGCCTCACCTCCTGGGCGGACTTCCTCCACCTCCGCTACGGCCCCGGGCCCCTAGCCCCCCTGGCGGCGGGGTTTTTGGTGGTGGGGCTTTTGCCGTACCTGGCCCTGCAGCTTAAGGCCATCGCCCAAGCCTTCCTCTTCCTAAGCGGGGAAAAGGCTCCCCTGGCGGACGTGGCCCTCCTCACCGCCCTTCTCCTCGCCCTCTTCGCCATCCTCTTCGGCACCCGCCGCCTGGACCCCTCGGAGCGCCACCCGGGCCTGGTCCTGGCGGTGGCCTTTGAGTCCTTGGTGAAGCTCTTCGCCCTCCTCCTGGTGGGCGCCTTCGTCCTCCTGAGCCTGGGAAACCCCTTTCCCCTCGCCCAAGCCCGCCCCGACCTCCACCCCCTCCTCCTGCCCCCCGAGGGGCTTTCCGGGCACCTCGCTTGGGTGAGCCTGGTGGCGCTTTCCGCCCTCGCCTTCCTCTTCCTGCCCCGGCAGTTCCACGTGGGGGTGGTGGAAAGCCAAGACCCCAGCCACCTGCCCAAGGCCGCCTGGGCCTTCCCCCTCTACCTCCTCCTCATCAACCTGCCCATCCTCCCCTTGGCCCTCTGGGGAAGGCTTCTTTTGCCCGGGGAAAACCCCGACCTCTACGTCCTCGCCCTGCCCCTTCTTGCGGGAAACCCCTGGGTGGCCTTCCTGGCCTTCTTGGGGGCGGTTTCCGCCGCCACGGCCATGGTGGTGGTGGAGGGGCTTGCCCTTTCCATCCTGCTTTCCAACCACCTCCTCTCCCCCCTCCTCCTGCGCTACCGGGCCCTGGGAAGCCTCCTCCTTTGGCGAAGGCTCGCCATCCTCTTCGTGATGCTCCTCGCCTACCTCTACTTCCGCCTGGCGGGGGAGGCCTACGCCCTGGTGGGCATGGGGCTCATCTCCTTCGTGGCCGTGACCCAGCTGGCCCCGGCGGCCCTCCTCGGCCTCTACTGGAAAGGGGCCACGGGCACAGGGGCCTTGGCGGGGCTCGTGGCCGGGATCCTCCTCTGGGCCTACACCCTCTTCCTGCCCGCCCTGGCCCGCTCGGGCTGGCTTCCCCAGGCCTTCCTGGAAGGCCCCCACCCCCTCCTGCGCCCGGAGGGGCTCTTGGGCCTAAAGGGCCTAGACCCCATCACCCACGGCTTTTTGGTGAGCTTTGGGGTAAACCTGGCCCTTACCCTGGGCATCTCCCTTTTTAGCCGGGGAAGACCCCAACGGGAAGGGCGCACCGGGGAGGTGGGGGCGCTCGCCGCCCTTTTGGAAAGGGTCTTGGGCCGGGAGGCGGCGGAGGGTTTCCTGAGGGAAGCCCAGGGGCTTTCGGGGAGGGAGGCCGCCCTGCGGGCCGAAGCCCTCCTCTCCTCCGCCATCGGCCCGGCCACGGCGAGGCTCCTACTCCTTTCCGTCACGCAAAAGGCCCCCGGGGAAGAGGGCTACACCCCCCTCCTGGAGGAGGCGGCCCGCGAGTCCAAGGAGGTGCGGGCCTACGCCCAAGCCCTGGAGGCGGCAAGGCGGGAGCTGGCCGAGGCCTACGAGCGGCTCAAGGCCCTGGACCAAGCCAAGGACGAGCTCCTTTGGGCGGTTTCCCACGAGCTCAAGACCCCCCTCACCGCCGTGCGGGCCCTGGCGGAGATCCTGCGGGACCACCCGGACCTCCCGGAGGAGGAAAAAGGGCGCTTCACCGCCCTCCTGGCCAAGGAAACGGAAAGGCTTTCCCGCCTGGTGGAGGAAATCCTGGCCTACGCCAGGCTCCAGGCAAACCCCGCCTTGGAGAAGCGGCCCACGGACCTAAAGGCCTTGGCGGAGGAGGCCCTAAGCCTCGCCGAACCCCTGGCCCGGGAGCGGGGAATTAGACTGGAAAGGGCCTTGACCCCACTCTTCACCCACACCGACCGGGACCGGGTTCTCCAGGTGCTCCTCAACCTCCTCACCAACGCCGTGCGCCACGCCAAAAGCCGGGTACGCCTGGAGCTTGCCCCAAAAGGGCAAGAAGCCCTTTTCCGCGTCCTGGACGATGGCCCTGGGGTCCCGGCGGAAGCCCGGCCCCGGATCTTTGAGCCCTTCCAAAGCCTTTCGGGCGGCACGGGGCTTGGCCTTTACCTGGCAAGGCGCCTTGCCGAGGCCTTGGGGGGAAGGCTTTACCTGGAGGAAGGGGAAGGCGGGGCCTTCGCCTTTACCTTGCCCTTGGAGGTGGCGGATGCGGGTTCTCTTGGTGGATGA
- a CDS encoding response regulator transcription factor codes for MRVLLVDDEESILVPLEFLLRKAGYEVALAKTGEEALEAVERGPVDLVVLDLMLPGLDGFAVLERLKARPSPPKVLVLTARGREADRAKAEALGAEGFLGKPFATEDFLARVRGLLEGA; via the coding sequence ATGCGGGTTCTCTTGGTGGATGACGAGGAGAGCATCTTGGTGCCCCTAGAGTTTCTCCTGCGCAAGGCAGGGTACGAGGTGGCCTTGGCCAAGACGGGAGAGGAGGCCCTCGAGGCGGTGGAGCGAGGCCCCGTGGACCTGGTGGTCTTAGACCTGATGCTCCCTGGCCTAGACGGCTTCGCCGTCCTGGAGCGCCTAAAAGCCCGCCCAAGCCCCCCCAAGGTCCTGGTCCTCACCGCCCGGGGCCGGGAGGCGGACCGGGCCAAGGCGGAGGCCCTGGGGGCGGAGGGGTTTTTGGGCAAGCCCTTCGCCACGGAGGACTTCCTCGCCCGGGTGCGGGGGCTCTTGGAGGGGGCATGA
- a CDS encoding 3'-5' exonuclease: MREALRFLGALLLGLLLVGGTVGAGLFLLLQGEEALARELLRVAQEKAFLLLFLGLLFALVLAALLHPLFLGYLAATRALGQEAEVLLAHPGHRLRLKGPFELQALARLINRLAEEKEALEKEVETRIAEAKALLEREREILAALIAHLPQGVVLASPKGQVLLYNPPARRLLGEGLGAGKSLFGLLDRGLLAHALALPEERFLTQGPRGPLRLQAVALAEGGFLLLLEEAQEEGELKEATLHRLRDKLAGLRAMVEALAEEVPHPLLAQARATAEALSHLVEALKAPAQVEEVRAEDLLSLLAEALEREAGLSPGFALREGAEGFLVQADTYALARGLAATLGNEEEVFLEGARQGGLFRLTLSFPHPAPKPHPLLQEAVEAARGSLWREGGRLHLLLPAREAPSLPVPQGPPPRAEVVDPALLQVPEALEEAPLEGLLYTAFDLETTGLDPEKDAIIALGAVHVLGRKVLYQETFEALVDPGRPVPKAATEVHGLTWEMLKGKPRLEEVLPAFKAFLEDTVLLAHNGAFDLAFLRKVGVGEPPLVDTLLLAHLLFPDLKDHRLEALAERFGVPVLGRHTALGDALMTAEVFARMVPLLKEKGYATLGAVLSACKRLPLARLKY, translated from the coding sequence ATGAGGGAGGCCCTGCGCTTTTTGGGCGCCCTCCTCTTGGGCCTCCTCCTGGTGGGGGGGACGGTGGGGGCGGGGCTTTTCCTCCTCCTCCAAGGGGAGGAGGCCCTGGCACGGGAACTCCTCCGGGTGGCCCAGGAGAAGGCCTTTCTCCTCCTCTTCCTGGGCCTCCTCTTCGCCCTGGTGCTGGCCGCCCTCCTCCACCCCCTTTTCCTGGGGTACCTGGCCGCCACCCGGGCCCTGGGCCAGGAGGCGGAGGTCCTCCTGGCCCATCCCGGCCACCGCCTGCGCCTCAAGGGACCCTTTGAGCTTCAGGCCTTGGCCAGGCTCATCAACCGCCTGGCCGAGGAAAAGGAAGCCCTGGAAAAGGAGGTGGAAACCCGCATCGCCGAGGCCAAGGCCCTCTTGGAGCGGGAGCGGGAAATCCTGGCCGCCCTCATCGCCCACCTGCCCCAAGGGGTGGTGCTGGCAAGCCCAAAGGGCCAGGTCCTCCTCTACAACCCCCCGGCCCGCAGGCTCCTTGGGGAAGGGCTAGGGGCGGGCAAGAGCCTCTTCGGCCTCCTAGACCGGGGGCTCCTGGCCCACGCCCTGGCCCTCCCCGAGGAGCGCTTCCTCACCCAAGGGCCCAGGGGGCCCCTGCGCCTCCAGGCGGTGGCCTTGGCGGAAGGGGGCTTTCTGCTCCTTTTGGAAGAGGCGCAGGAGGAGGGGGAGCTAAAGGAGGCCACCTTGCACCGCTTAAGGGACAAGCTGGCGGGGCTTAGGGCCATGGTGGAGGCCTTGGCGGAGGAGGTGCCCCACCCCCTCCTCGCCCAAGCCCGGGCCACGGCGGAGGCCCTTTCCCACCTGGTGGAAGCGCTCAAGGCCCCGGCGCAGGTGGAGGAGGTGCGGGCGGAAGACCTCCTTTCCCTTTTGGCGGAGGCCCTGGAGCGGGAGGCGGGGCTTTCCCCGGGGTTTGCCCTAAGGGAAGGGGCCGAGGGGTTTTTGGTGCAAGCGGACACCTACGCCCTGGCCCGGGGCCTCGCCGCCACCTTGGGAAACGAGGAGGAGGTCTTTCTGGAAGGGGCACGGCAAGGGGGTCTCTTCCGCCTCACCCTAAGCTTCCCCCACCCCGCCCCAAAGCCCCACCCCCTCCTGCAGGAGGCGGTGGAGGCCGCCCGGGGAAGCCTTTGGCGGGAGGGTGGCCGGCTTCACCTCCTCCTCCCGGCCAGGGAAGCGCCAAGCCTCCCCGTCCCCCAAGGACCCCCACCCCGGGCCGAGGTGGTGGACCCCGCCCTGCTCCAGGTGCCGGAGGCCCTGGAGGAGGCCCCCTTGGAGGGCCTCCTCTACACCGCCTTTGACCTGGAGACCACCGGCCTAGACCCGGAAAAGGACGCCATCATCGCCCTAGGGGCGGTGCACGTGCTGGGGCGAAAGGTGCTCTACCAGGAAACCTTTGAGGCCCTGGTGGACCCCGGGCGCCCCGTCCCCAAGGCGGCCACGGAGGTGCACGGCCTCACCTGGGAGATGCTTAAGGGCAAGCCCAGGCTGGAAGAGGTCCTCCCCGCCTTCAAGGCCTTCCTGGAGGACACGGTGCTCCTGGCCCACAACGGGGCCTTTGACCTGGCCTTTCTGCGGAAGGTGGGGGTGGGGGAGCCCCCCTTGGTGGACACCCTCCTCCTCGCCCACCTCCTCTTCCCCGACCTCAAGGACCACCGCCTCGAGGCCCTGGCGGAGCGCTTCGGGGTCCCCGTGCTCGGCCGGCACACCGCCCTCGGGGACGCCCTCATGACCGCGGAGGTCTTCGCCCGCATGGTGCCCCTCCTGAAGGAGAAGGGCTACGCCACCCTGGGAGCGGTGCTTTCCGCCTGCAAGCGGCTCCCCCTGGCCCGGCTCAAGTACTAG
- the purD gene encoding phosphoribosylamine--glycine ligase, with product MRVLVVGGGGREHALLWKAAESPLVEKLYAAPGNAGMAALAELVPWNGDVEALADWALAEGIDLTLVGPEAPLVEGIADAFLERGLKIFGPTQKAAMIEGSKAFAKGLMERHGIPTARYRVFTEALEALEYLEEVGVPIVVKDSGLAAGKGVTVAFDLHQAKQAVLNLLSGPEGGEVVIEEYLEGEEATVLALTDGETILPLLPSQDHKRLLDGDQGPMTGGMGAVAPYPMDTATLRRVEEEILKPLIRGLRAEGVVYRGVVYAGLMLTREGPKVLEFNARFGDPEAQALLPLLRSDLVELALRVAEGRLAGTELSWKEGAAACVVLAAPGYPEAPKKGIPLHVPEPPEGVLVFHAGTRWEGGRLLSTGGRVLNVVGLGKDLEEALARAYAFIPRVGFPGAVYRKDIGQKALRAR from the coding sequence ATGAGGGTTCTGGTGGTGGGCGGCGGGGGGCGGGAGCACGCCCTCCTTTGGAAGGCGGCGGAAAGCCCGCTGGTGGAGAAGCTGTACGCTGCCCCCGGCAACGCCGGGATGGCGGCCTTGGCGGAGCTCGTCCCTTGGAATGGGGACGTGGAGGCTTTGGCGGACTGGGCCTTGGCGGAGGGCATAGACCTCACCCTGGTGGGGCCCGAGGCCCCCTTGGTGGAGGGGATTGCCGATGCCTTCTTGGAGCGGGGCCTGAAGATCTTCGGCCCCACGCAGAAGGCGGCCATGATTGAGGGCTCCAAGGCCTTCGCCAAGGGGCTTATGGAGCGCCACGGCATCCCCACGGCCCGCTACCGGGTCTTCACCGAGGCCCTCGAGGCCCTGGAGTACCTGGAGGAGGTGGGGGTGCCCATCGTGGTGAAGGACTCGGGGCTCGCCGCCGGCAAAGGGGTCACGGTGGCCTTTGACCTACACCAGGCCAAGCAGGCGGTCCTCAACCTCCTCTCGGGCCCCGAGGGGGGGGAGGTGGTGATAGAGGAGTACCTGGAGGGGGAGGAGGCCACGGTGCTCGCCCTCACCGACGGGGAGACCATCCTTCCCCTCCTCCCTTCCCAGGACCACAAGCGCCTCCTGGACGGGGACCAGGGCCCCATGACCGGGGGGATGGGGGCGGTGGCCCCGTACCCCATGGACACCGCCACCCTGCGCCGGGTGGAGGAGGAGATCCTGAAGCCCTTAATCCGGGGCCTCCGGGCGGAAGGGGTGGTCTACCGGGGGGTGGTCTACGCCGGGCTCATGCTCACCCGGGAGGGCCCCAAGGTCCTGGAGTTCAACGCCCGCTTCGGCGACCCCGAGGCGCAGGCGTTGCTTCCCCTCTTGCGAAGCGACCTGGTGGAGCTCGCCCTTAGGGTGGCGGAGGGAAGGCTTGCGGGAACCGAGCTTTCTTGGAAGGAAGGGGCCGCCGCCTGCGTGGTCCTGGCCGCCCCCGGCTACCCCGAGGCCCCCAAAAAGGGCATCCCCCTCCACGTGCCCGAGCCCCCGGAAGGGGTCCTGGTCTTCCATGCGGGCACCCGGTGGGAGGGGGGGCGGCTTCTTTCCACTGGGGGGAGGGTTTTGAACGTGGTGGGCCTGGGGAAGGACCTGGAGGAGGCCCTGGCCCGGGCCTACGCCTTCATCCCGCGGGTGGGCTTCCCGGGGGCGGTCTACCGGAAGGACATTGGGCAGAAGGCCCTTAGGGCCCGCTAG
- the purN gene encoding phosphoribosylglycinamide formyltransferase, whose protein sequence is MAWPFPLGQRARMAVLASGRGTNLEALLQAFPPGNPLGEVVLVLSDNPEAPALERARRRGVRAEALPWRGRKAFEGEAQALLRAMEVDVVLLAGFMRLLSPGFVEGWYGRLLNIHPSLLPDYPGLHVHRRVLEAGEKETGSTVHFVDQGVDTGPIVLQGRVPVLPGDREEEVEARVLRLEHWLYPRAVRLLLLGLARPPEAFLAFREALYALPPRERALYARALSALALWGKEELWPEAFAASRNPWVRGAFLLAHLLAAPHLPLREELARLPEVGGAALALWERVESPL, encoded by the coding sequence ATGGCCTGGCCCTTTCCCCTGGGCCAGAGGGCCCGGATGGCGGTCCTGGCCTCCGGGCGGGGGACGAACCTGGAGGCCCTGCTTCAGGCCTTCCCCCCTGGGAACCCCTTGGGGGAGGTGGTCCTCGTCCTCTCCGACAACCCCGAGGCCCCTGCCCTGGAGCGGGCCAGGAGGCGGGGGGTGCGGGCGGAGGCCCTTCCCTGGCGGGGACGGAAGGCCTTTGAGGGGGAGGCCCAGGCCCTTTTGCGGGCCATGGAGGTGGACGTGGTCCTCCTCGCCGGCTTCATGCGCCTCCTCTCCCCGGGCTTCGTGGAAGGGTGGTATGGCCGCCTCCTCAACATCCACCCTTCCCTCCTCCCCGATTACCCCGGCCTCCACGTGCACCGGCGGGTCCTGGAGGCGGGGGAAAAGGAAACGGGCTCCACGGTCCACTTCGTGGACCAAGGGGTGGACACGGGGCCCATCGTCCTCCAGGGGCGGGTGCCCGTCCTGCCTGGGGACCGGGAGGAGGAGGTGGAGGCCCGGGTTCTCCGCCTGGAGCACTGGCTTTACCCCAGGGCGGTGCGCCTCCTGCTCTTGGGCCTGGCCCGGCCCCCCGAGGCCTTCTTGGCCTTTCGGGAAGCCCTTTACGCCCTGCCCCCTAGGGAGCGGGCCCTTTACGCCCGGGCCCTTTCCGCCCTGGCCCTTTGGGGCAAGGAAGAGCTTTGGCCCGAGGCCTTCGCCGCCTCCCGCAACCCTTGGGTGCGGGGGGCCTTTCTCCTCGCCCACCTCCTCGCCGCGCCCCACCTGCCCCTGCGGGAGGAGCTTGCCCGCCTGCCCGAGGTGGGAGGGGCGGCCTTGGCGCTTTGGGAGCGGGTAGAATCCCCCCTATGA
- a CDS encoding MBL fold metallo-hydrolase, producing the protein MVRVLDLGFQGAERVIASFLLDTPQGPVLIETGPESTYPRLVEGLRAHGVEPEAVRHVFVTHIHLDHAGAAWRLAELGATVYVHPKGAPHLVDPSKLLASAERIYGALLKPLWGELKGIPPERVRALEDGEVVDLGGVKVQALETLGHASHHHAYRVEGVVFAGDIAGVRIAPGPVLPPTPPPDIHLESWYASLDRLLSLRPEALYLTHFGAYRDVEAHLLALRQVLEDWAGFTLSRLKEGLSQEEMTRRFEAYWREGLKRAGVDEAGMRLYELADPPYMNLQGLVRYWQKHHPEALEG; encoded by the coding sequence GTGGTGAGGGTGTTGGACCTGGGGTTCCAGGGGGCGGAGAGGGTGATCGCCAGTTTCCTCCTGGATACCCCCCAAGGGCCCGTCCTGATAGAAACGGGCCCCGAAAGCACCTATCCCCGCCTGGTGGAAGGCTTAAGGGCTCACGGGGTGGAGCCCGAGGCGGTGCGCCACGTCTTCGTCACCCACATCCACCTGGACCACGCCGGGGCCGCCTGGCGCCTGGCCGAGCTTGGGGCCACGGTCTACGTCCACCCCAAGGGGGCCCCTCACCTGGTGGACCCCTCCAAGCTTTTGGCCTCGGCGGAGCGCATCTATGGGGCGCTCCTTAAGCCCCTCTGGGGGGAGCTAAAGGGCATCCCCCCGGAAAGGGTGCGGGCCCTCGAGGACGGGGAGGTGGTGGACCTGGGCGGGGTGAAGGTGCAGGCCTTGGAAACCCTGGGCCACGCCTCCCACCACCACGCCTACCGGGTGGAGGGGGTGGTCTTCGCCGGGGACATCGCCGGGGTGCGCATCGCCCCGGGGCCGGTGCTTCCCCCCACGCCCCCCCCGGACATCCACCTGGAAAGCTGGTACGCCTCCTTGGACCGCCTCCTCTCCCTGCGCCCCGAGGCCCTCTACCTCACCCACTTCGGGGCGTACCGGGACGTGGAGGCGCACCTTCTCGCCCTGCGCCAGGTCCTGGAGGATTGGGCGGGCTTTACGCTAAGCCGCCTTAAGGAAGGCCTCTCCCAAGAGGAGATGACCCGGCGCTTTGAGGCCTACTGGCGGGAGGGCCTGAAGCGGGCGGGGGTGGACGAGGCGGGGATGCGCCTTTACGAGCTCGCCGACCCCCCTTACATGAACCTGCAGGGGCTGGTGCGCTACTGGCAGAAACACCACCCCGAGGCCCTGGAGGGCTAG
- a CDS encoding fumarylacetoacetate hydrolase family protein: MKILRFNGGSWGILEGEVVLETDGPGGNPTGRRYDLASVRLLVPATPSKIVCVGRNYREHIREMGHDFGHDLPQEPGLFLKAPNALAHPGNPMDPWNTGDAVPYPFFTGELHYEGELAVVVGDRMRNVPPEKALDHVLGYTAAVDITARDAQKKDLQWVRAKSADKFLPLGPWLETDLDPQNVWIRTYVNGELRQEGHTSQMIFSVAEILSYISTFMTLEPLDVVLTGTPEGVGALEPGDRLEVAVEGVGTLHTRIGPKEERPW; this comes from the coding sequence ATGAAGATCCTGAGGTTTAACGGCGGGAGCTGGGGCATCCTGGAAGGGGAAGTGGTCTTGGAAACCGATGGCCCCGGGGGGAACCCCACGGGCAGGCGCTACGATTTGGCCTCGGTCCGGCTTCTGGTGCCGGCGACCCCGAGCAAGATCGTCTGCGTGGGGCGAAACTACAGGGAGCACATCCGGGAGATGGGGCACGATTTCGGCCACGACCTCCCCCAGGAGCCCGGGCTCTTCCTCAAGGCCCCGAACGCCCTGGCCCACCCGGGCAACCCCATGGACCCCTGGAACACGGGGGATGCGGTGCCCTACCCCTTCTTCACGGGGGAGCTCCACTACGAGGGGGAGCTCGCCGTGGTGGTGGGGGACCGGATGCGCAACGTCCCTCCGGAAAAGGCCTTGGACCACGTCCTCGGGTATACCGCGGCCGTGGACATCACCGCCCGGGACGCCCAGAAGAAGGACCTGCAGTGGGTGCGGGCCAAAAGCGCCGATAAGTTCCTGCCCTTGGGGCCTTGGCTGGAAACCGATCTGGACCCCCAGAACGTCTGGATCCGCACCTACGTGAACGGGGAGCTTCGGCAGGAGGGGCACACCTCCCAGATGATCTTTAGCGTGGCGGAGATCCTCTCCTATATCTCCACCTTCATGACCCTGGAGCCCTTGGACGTGGTCCTCACCGGAACCCCGGAAGGGGTGGGGGCCCTGGAGCCTGGGGACCGCCTCGAGGTGGCGGTGGAGGGCGTAGGCACCCTCCACACCCGCATCGGCCCCAAGGAGGAGCGGCCGTGGTGA
- a CDS encoding glycerol-3-phosphate acyltransferase, whose amino-acid sequence MGYVLLAYLLGSLVGGLLFFPEVRGKDLPGGSGVFRQKGPWAALGVVLFDVGKGALVGFLTPEAWRPWAGAAVVAGHTWPLFFRFRGGGGIAPSLGFFLVWFPQEALLSALFALLVAGVYHLLWWRRRRGVYPIPFGALFGYLVFFLEVPGEGRLAVLLVALVVALRGLQILKGRW is encoded by the coding sequence ATGGGGTACGTGCTCTTGGCCTACCTCCTGGGCTCCTTGGTGGGGGGGCTTCTCTTCTTTCCGGAGGTGCGGGGAAAGGACCTTCCGGGGGGTTCGGGGGTTTTCCGGCAGAAGGGGCCCTGGGCCGCCCTTGGGGTGGTGCTCTTTGACGTGGGCAAAGGGGCCTTGGTGGGGTTTTTGACCCCTGAGGCTTGGCGCCCCTGGGCTGGGGCGGCGGTGGTGGCGGGGCACACCTGGCCCCTTTTTTTCCGCTTCCGGGGGGGCGGGGGCATCGCCCCCTCCTTGGGCTTCTTCCTGGTATGGTTCCCACAGGAGGCCCTTCTTTCCGCCCTTTTCGCCCTCCTGGTGGCGGGCGTCTACCATCTCCTTTGGTGGCGGAGGAGGCGGGGGGTTTACCCCATCCCCTTTGGGGCCCTTTTCGGCTACCTGGTCTTTTTCCTGGAGGTGCCCGGGGAGGGCCGGCTTGCGGTGTTGCTGGTGGCCCTGGTGGTGGCCTTGAGGGGCCTACAAATCCTGAAGGGAAGGTGGTAG